From Aristaeella lactis, the proteins below share one genomic window:
- a CDS encoding mechanosensitive ion channel family protein: protein MEKSFLDYLKEAGVNLLGGIAVLAIGFLLVHWIGNILKHNKKFHAIEPTLRGFLQNLVKIVLSVIVVMTAVSIMGIPMTSVLTLLASGGVAIGLALQGAVGNLLGGLILLILRPIRAGEYVKIGDSEGTVKTVGAYYTELITVDNKQLCLPNGSLTNTTIVNFSREGTRRLDLTFSVDYSSDMDQVYKVLNDLVAKENAILKEPAPMIALAECADSSLDFTVRVWVKTADYWPVNFRLLDQGKRALDAAGISIPFPQMDVHVKS, encoded by the coding sequence ATGGAAAAGAGTTTCCTGGATTACCTCAAGGAAGCAGGGGTGAATCTTCTCGGCGGTATCGCGGTGCTTGCGATCGGATTCCTGCTGGTTCACTGGATCGGCAATATTCTCAAGCACAACAAGAAATTCCATGCGATTGAACCGACGCTGCGGGGCTTCCTGCAGAACCTGGTGAAGATCGTCCTTTCCGTGATCGTGGTTATGACCGCCGTGAGTATCATGGGCATTCCCATGACCTCCGTTCTGACGCTGCTGGCTTCCGGTGGCGTGGCTATCGGCCTTGCACTGCAGGGTGCCGTCGGCAATCTGCTGGGCGGTCTGATCCTGCTGATCCTCCGCCCCATCCGGGCCGGGGAGTATGTGAAGATCGGCGACAGCGAAGGAACTGTGAAAACCGTGGGAGCCTACTATACGGAGCTTATTACCGTGGATAACAAGCAGCTCTGCCTGCCCAACGGCTCCCTGACCAACACCACTATTGTCAACTTCTCCCGGGAAGGAACCCGTCGGCTTGACCTGACCTTCTCCGTGGATTACAGCAGTGATATGGACCAGGTGTATAAGGTGCTGAACGACCTGGTGGCAAAGGAAAACGCCATCCTGAAGGAGCCGGCCCCGATGATCGCCCTGGCAGAGTGCGCGGACAGCAGCCTGGACTTTACGGTGCGGGTATGGGTTAAAACCGCGGATTACTGGCCGGTGAATTTCCGCCTGCTGGACCAGGGGAAACGGGCACTGGACGCTGCCGGCATCTCCATCCCGTTCCCCCAGATGGACGTGCATGTCAAGTCCTGA
- a CDS encoding NUDIX hydrolase, with the protein MARFEWVGDRVPEGMRITQVYGIILDREGRVMLRLEKTAGGIRYSLGGGRPEPFDDGIEATCRRELLEEVNTEIETPVYIGYQLVDEGDGTPPYAQVRMAALIRRIGEKKPDPDNGETYDRYMVSPERAAELLNWGDTGRAQVMKAKEVIYRQYGITGESSKEEYV; encoded by the coding sequence ATGGCAAGGTTTGAATGGGTCGGGGACAGGGTTCCGGAAGGAATGAGGATTACGCAGGTTTACGGGATTATCCTGGACCGGGAGGGCCGGGTGATGCTGCGCCTGGAAAAAACTGCGGGCGGGATCCGGTATTCCCTTGGCGGCGGACGCCCCGAACCATTTGACGACGGCATTGAAGCCACCTGCCGCAGGGAACTGCTGGAGGAAGTCAATACCGAGATTGAGACGCCGGTATACATCGGATATCAGCTTGTGGACGAGGGAGACGGAACACCGCCGTATGCCCAGGTACGGATGGCGGCGCTGATCAGAAGGATCGGAGAGAAAAAGCCGGATCCGGACAACGGGGAGACCTATGACCGGTATATGGTTTCCCCGGAGCGGGCGGCGGAGCTCCTGAACTGGGGAGACACGGGCCGTGCGCAGGTCATGAAAGCCAAAGAGGTGATATACCGGCAGTACGGTATTACCGGGGAAAGCAGCAAGGAAGAATATGTGTGA